The DNA region TGGCGCGGGACGCCTTGGTCACAGTCACATCGTTGTCAGTTTCAGCGGTCATCTTTATGGCCTACAATCTGTAGCCGCTACAGAAGCAAGAGGCAATTTCATGACCGGGTTCAGAATCGGGCGATTGAGCGAGGAAACGGGCGTCCATATCGAGACGATCCGCTACTATGAAAAGATCGGTCTTGTTCCGAAACCTCCCCGCAGCGATGGCGGTAGGCGGCTCTATGACGGTGGTGCAATCCAGCGCCTGCGCTTCATCCGGCGGGCGCGCGACCTTGGCTTTCCTCTCGATGATGTGCGTTCGTTGATGGGCCTTGCGACCGAACCTGGATGCTGCGCGGACGCTTTTGAGATTGCAGAACGTCACCGATCGGATGTGCGAAACCGCATCGCCGATCTGCGTCGTCTGGAACGGCGTCTGGCGGAGCTGACAAAGGCCTGCCAAAGCGATGGCGATCTCGAATGCGGACTTATCGATGCGCTCTCACGGAGCTGAGAATGGCATTGGCCGAGCCAGTTTCCGTGCCGGTCGATGTTCGCTGATACAATGACGACTGGCAGGTAGCGCAGTTCCTTCCGTTTCCACCTGATGCGCTCCGAACCCCTTGTTCCCGTCTCATGCCGTGTGACCTGGACGACGCCTGTCGGGCCTTGAAACCGGCCCATGCGAAGAATTTTCCCCGCCGCTTTGCGGCTCCTCGCCGATCAAAATTCTTCTCCGGGCCGGTGCTCCACTGCGTTTCGCCCGCGAGCGGTTCAGGCCCGCCCTGCGCCGTCCTTTCGGTCCGGCGTCGACGGGGACAAGGGGTCTCCGGGACACGATCAGAAACGAAAGGAACTATCACCATGGCCAACGCACTCGGATATGTCAGCGAAACCAAAACCGGCTTCGAAGGCGCTCTTGCAATGATGAACCTCACCGCTGCCATCCGCATCGAGAAGAACGCGGAGAAAGCCGCCGACGGACAGCCCGACTACCGCATCTTCGCCGGAGAAACCTCGACCGAAATCGGCGGCGGATGGCTTCGCAAAGCCAAGGCATCAGGGCGCGAATATGTCTCGATCACCCTCGCAGACCCGCAGATCGGCCCGCGCAAGATCTACGCGAACCTCGCCCCTGTGAAAGGCAAGAAAGGCCGCCACGTGATCCTCTGGAACCCGCGGGACTAGGGGGCAGATCCATCGCAAGCGAGCCGCTCCGGAGATCAGCTCCGGGGCGGTTTTTGCGTGTAGAAACAATGGTAAACAGGCAGGTGAAAAATTGCGCATGCGCTTTTTGCGGCTACAAATGGCGGCGTCTGGCGGCATCCTTTTCGTGGACTTTACAGCCACGAGAAGGAGCCTGACATCATGGCCAAAGATAACCGGAAACCGCCACAGCGTGAGGAGCTGCCCGAGCTTCTGACCGCTATCGAGGCGGCAGAATTTCTGAACCTGTCGCCCATCACCCTCAGCCATTACCGCTATCAGGGACGCGGGCCGATCTACCGCAAGCATGGCTGGCGCGTCTACTACACGAGAGCTGATCTGGTGGACTGGTCTAACCGCCAGAGATGGGCCTCGACCGGCGAGCCACTGCGGTCATGAGACGGCGGAAACGTGTGATCGGCGTTGGCCTTCTGGGCATCGGGCTCGCCCTGTTCGGCGCAGTTTTTACGCCTCAGGATCGGCTGATCTGGAACCGGACCGGCAGCGCGCCGCAAGGGCTGTACTGGCTGAGCGACGAGCCATTCACCCTTGGCCGATGGGTCGTCGTCTCAGCCAGAAGCGATGACGCGCAGTGGGCTCAGACCCAAGGATTTGTCGGGCGGGATTGGCCTTTATTGAAGCAGATTGCAGGGCTGCCCGGCGATGAAATCTGCCGTTGGGACACGCAGCTTCTGATCAATGGAAAAGTCGGGGGAGAGGCGCGATTGCGAGACTCTTCGGGGCGGGATTTGCCGTCCTGGGAGGGCTGTATGGTGCTTGGGCAAGACCAGCTCTTCCTGATGAATGCGCACCCGGACTCCCTCGATGGACGCTATTTCGGACCCGTTGAAATCCATGATCTCGTTGGCGTGGCGCGTCTGATCCTTGCTTGGCGGTGATCAGAGATGGCGGCGTATTCCGGCATATGGCGGCAATTTGCGGCGAAAGGTGGCATGGGATGGGCCAGCGAACCCGAACGGGCAAGATTGAAGCTCATGCACCAGGGGGTGCACAAGCCATTGTCTGCACATCTCTTTTTTGGCGTCTCATGCCGGAAAGTGTGGCGCCCGGTTTTCATGGGTTTTGTTGAATTCATTGAGGTTTTTTGGCGCCTGTGGGCGGAGACGCGCCATGGTCGATGACACGGACTTCACCCCCCGGCTCGGCAAGCTGCGCGATGTCGGTGCGGGGTCTTCAAAGCGGTTTCGCGCGCGGGTTCTGAAGGTGGCCAAGGGCCTTCATCGAAAGCCGACGCGGCCCGGCTTTACCGGGGCGCGGATCGGACGCGGGAGCGCAGCGGGAATCCATGCCTTGTCACGCGCCGGACACATTGAGCGCTTCCGGATGCGGCGGGTCGTCGTCAAAGTGCACATTGCGCGCGCCCGAACCGGTATCGGAGTGGCGGCTTATGGAAGGCACCTTGACTACATCCAGCGCGACGGGGTGGACCGCGAGGGAAGGGGCGGCGAGCTTTATGGGCGCGAAGGTGAGCGCGTGGACGGGCGGGACTTCGCAGATCGCAGCCAGGATGACCGTCACCAGTTTCGCATCATTGTCTCGCCGGAAGATGCGGGCGAGATGGGTGATCTGAAAGAGACGACGCGGCGGCTGATGAACGAGATGGAACGCGACCTTGGCACGCGGCTCGACTGGGTCGCCGTCGATCACCACAATACAGGCCATCCGCACACGCATATTGTCATTCGTGGCAAGGACGCGATGGGACAGGACCTTGTCATCGCGCGCGACTATCTGATGAAGGGCCTCCGCGCGCGGGCCGAAGAACGCCTCACCCAGGAACTGGGGCCGCGCCGTGATGTCGAGATCGCGAAAGCCCGGCAGCGTGAAGTGACCATGGATCGGTTCACCGGGCTCGACCGGGAGCTTGCATCACTAGCGGTGAATGACCGGGTTGAACTGCCTCCGGCCTCCGGGGCTCAGGCGAGGTTCACGCGGAGCCTGCAGCGCCAGAGGCTGGCGCATCTGGAAGGGCTGCATCTGGCGGCACCCTCCGGGACTGATGTCTGGCAGCTCAAGCCGAACTGGCAGCGCGCCCTGACGGCCATGGGGCGGCGCGGCGACATCATCCGCGCGCTGGCGGCCGGTGTCGAACATGGCCCGCATCTGACAAAGGTGCACTTCTTCGATGAGCGCCTCGATGATGCGCCGCCTCTTCGCGGGACCGTCATCCAGAACGGACCAGAGGATGAACTCACCGACAAAAGATTCCTGCTCCTTCAGGACTTCGAGGGCACGCCCTGGTATGTGCCGGCCGGAGATGATCCTGTGCCGCCCAGGGGCGCGGTTGTGGAGGTCTCCCGCAAGCAGGGGTCTCCCTCGCGTTCAGACCGGGTCATTACGCAGATCGCTGAGCGCAACGGCGGGTTTTATTCCGACGCGCTGCATGCCGAGGCTGATCCGTCAGCATCGAGCGCCTACCGGCTCGCGCACAAGCGCAGGCTGGAAGCGCTTCGCCGCGCCGGGATTGTGACGCGTGGCATGGACGGCGTCTGGCAAATCGGCGAGCGCTACCTTGAGCAGGCTGCGGAATATGAGGCGGCGCGGGGCGGCGGCATTCGTGTTCGGGTGCGCTCCTGGATGGCCATGGAGGCGCAGATCGAAGCGCGCGCGGAGACCTGGCTCGATCAGGTCAGTCCTACAGAGATCGGTGAAGGCGAAAAGCGGCTGCATGAGGCGCGCCTTTTGCGG from Marinicauda algicola includes:
- a CDS encoding DUF3363 domain-containing protein, producing the protein MVDDTDFTPRLGKLRDVGAGSSKRFRARVLKVAKGLHRKPTRPGFTGARIGRGSAAGIHALSRAGHIERFRMRRVVVKVHIARARTGIGVAAYGRHLDYIQRDGVDREGRGGELYGREGERVDGRDFADRSQDDRHQFRIIVSPEDAGEMGDLKETTRRLMNEMERDLGTRLDWVAVDHHNTGHPHTHIVIRGKDAMGQDLVIARDYLMKGLRARAEERLTQELGPRRDVEIAKARQREVTMDRFTGLDRELASLAVNDRVELPPASGAQARFTRSLQRQRLAHLEGLHLAAPSGTDVWQLKPNWQRALTAMGRRGDIIRALAAGVEHGPHLTKVHFFDERLDDAPPLRGTVIQNGPEDELTDKRFLLLQDFEGTPWYVPAGDDPVPPRGAVVEVSRKQGSPSRSDRVITQIAERNGGFYSDALHAEADPSASSAYRLAHKRRLEALRRAGIVTRGMDGVWQIGERYLEQAAEYEAARGGGIRVRVRSWMAMEAQIEARAETWLDQVSPTEIGEGEKRLHEARLLRLGFLRREGLLVDEQDRLSEEVRRRMRLEELRRAAAGETNQSGRKYAALETGERFEGVFERTADLAQGRMAIIGNEKAFAMVPWRPDLERQRGRSLVIEAREHGISWTLPGGRQRGLGR
- a CDS encoding S26 family signal peptidase; this translates as MRRRKRVIGVGLLGIGLALFGAVFTPQDRLIWNRTGSAPQGLYWLSDEPFTLGRWVVVSARSDDAQWAQTQGFVGRDWPLLKQIAGLPGDEICRWDTQLLINGKVGGEARLRDSSGRDLPSWEGCMVLGQDQLFLMNAHPDSLDGRYFGPVEIHDLVGVARLILAWR
- a CDS encoding MerR family transcriptional regulator gives rise to the protein MTGFRIGRLSEETGVHIETIRYYEKIGLVPKPPRSDGGRRLYDGGAIQRLRFIRRARDLGFPLDDVRSLMGLATEPGCCADAFEIAERHRSDVRNRIADLRRLERRLAELTKACQSDGDLECGLIDALSRS
- a CDS encoding helix-turn-helix domain-containing protein yields the protein MAKDNRKPPQREELPELLTAIEAAEFLNLSPITLSHYRYQGRGPIYRKHGWRVYYTRADLVDWSNRQRWASTGEPLRS
- a CDS encoding DUF736 domain-containing protein translates to MANALGYVSETKTGFEGALAMMNLTAAIRIEKNAEKAADGQPDYRIFAGETSTEIGGGWLRKAKASGREYVSITLADPQIGPRKIYANLAPVKGKKGRHVILWNPRD